One Phaseolus vulgaris cultivar G19833 chromosome 4, P. vulgaris v2.0, whole genome shotgun sequence DNA window includes the following coding sequences:
- the LOC137838097 gene encoding rac-like GTP-binding protein ARAC7 isoform X1: MMNASKFIKCVTVGDGAVGKTCMLICYTSNKFPTDYIPTVFDNFSANVAVDGSIVNLGLWDTAGQEDYSRLRPLSYRGADIFVLAFSLISRASYENVLKKWMPELRRFAPNVPIVLVGTKLDLREDRGYLADHMGSNVITSAEGEELRKQIGAAAYIECSSKTQQNVKAVFDTAIKVVLQPPRRKEMARKKRHRRSGCSFVSIVCGGCAA; encoded by the exons ATGATGAATGCTTCAAAGTTCATTAAATGTGTCACCGTTGGAGATGGAGCTGTTGGGAAAACCTGCATGCTCATTTGCTACACCAGCAACAAGTTCCCCACA GATTACATACCGACAGTATTTGATAATTTTAGTGCCAATGTGGCTGTGGATGGAAGTATTGTCAATTTGGGGCTATGGGACACAGCAG GCCAGGAAGACTATAGCAGGTTGAGGCCACTGAGCTACAGAGGAGCTGACATTTTTGTCTTAGCCTTCTCACTTATTAGCAGAGCAAGCTATGAAAATGTTCTCAAGAAG tgGATGCCAGAACTGCGTAGATTTGCACCTAATGTTCCAATTGTTCTTGTTGGCACAAAGTTAG ATCTTCGTGAAGACCGAGGTTATTTGGCTGATCACATGGGATCTAATGTCATAACATCTGCTGAg GGGGAAGAACTGAGGAAACAAAtaggtgcagcagcttacattGAGTGCAGTTCCAAGACTCAACAG AATGTCAAAGCAGTGTTTGATACTGCAATTAAGGTTGTTCTGCAACCTCCAAGGAGGAAAGAAATGGCTAGGAAGAAAAGGCATAGAAGGTCTGGTTGCTCGTTTGT AAGTATTGTGTGTGGAGGCTGTGCTGCTTAA
- the LOC137838097 gene encoding rac-like GTP-binding protein ARAC7 isoform X2: MMNASKFIKCVTVGDGAVGKTCMLICYTSNKFPTDYIPTVFDNFSANVAVDGSIVNLGLWDTAGQEDYSRLRPLSYRGADIFVLAFSLISRASYENVLKKWMPELRRFAPNVPIVLVGTKLDLREDRGYLADHMGSNVITSAEGEELRKQIGAAAYIECSSKTQQNVKAVFDTAIKVVLQPPRRKEMARKKRHRRSGCSFVIVCGGCAA, from the exons ATGATGAATGCTTCAAAGTTCATTAAATGTGTCACCGTTGGAGATGGAGCTGTTGGGAAAACCTGCATGCTCATTTGCTACACCAGCAACAAGTTCCCCACA GATTACATACCGACAGTATTTGATAATTTTAGTGCCAATGTGGCTGTGGATGGAAGTATTGTCAATTTGGGGCTATGGGACACAGCAG GCCAGGAAGACTATAGCAGGTTGAGGCCACTGAGCTACAGAGGAGCTGACATTTTTGTCTTAGCCTTCTCACTTATTAGCAGAGCAAGCTATGAAAATGTTCTCAAGAAG tgGATGCCAGAACTGCGTAGATTTGCACCTAATGTTCCAATTGTTCTTGTTGGCACAAAGTTAG ATCTTCGTGAAGACCGAGGTTATTTGGCTGATCACATGGGATCTAATGTCATAACATCTGCTGAg GGGGAAGAACTGAGGAAACAAAtaggtgcagcagcttacattGAGTGCAGTTCCAAGACTCAACAG AATGTCAAAGCAGTGTTTGATACTGCAATTAAGGTTGTTCTGCAACCTCCAAGGAGGAAAGAAATGGCTAGGAAGAAAAGGCATAGAAGGTCTGGTTGCTCGTTTGT TATTGTGTGTGGAGGCTGTGCTGCTTAA
- the LOC137838098 gene encoding peroxiredoxin-2B-like has protein sequence MAPIAVGDAIPDGILAYLDDENKPQTVSIHSLAAGKKVIIFGVPGAFTPTCSLKHVPGFIERAEELKGKGVDEVICISVNDPFVMNSWAKTFPENKHVKFLADGAAKYTNALGLELDLTEKGLGVRSRRFALLVEDLKVKVANVESGGEFTVSSAEEIIKAL, from the exons ATGGCTCCAATTGCTGTGGGAGATGCTATTCCAGACGGCATTTTGGCTTATCTGGATGATGAAAACAAACCCCAAACTGTTTCCATTCACTCTCTTGCCGCCGGCAAGAAAGTTATCATCTTTGGTGTTCCCGGTGCCTTCACTCCTACATGCAG CTTGAAGCACGTGCCCGGCTTCATTGAGAGAGCAGAAGAGCTGAAAGGAAAGGGTGTGGATGAAGTAATCTGTATCAGTG TGAATGACCCCTTTGTGatgaactcatgggccaaaacTTTCCCAGAGAACAAGCATGTGAAGTTCCTTGCTGATGGTGCTGCCAAATACACCAACGCTCTTGGGCTTGAGCTTGACCTCACAGAGAAGGGGCTTGGTGTTCGATCAAGGAGGTTTGCTCTTCTGGTGGAAGACCTCAAGGTGAAGGTTGCCAATGTTGAAAGTGGAGGAGAGTTCACTGTCTCCAGTGCTGAAGAGATCATCAAGGCTCTTTAA